One Bos taurus isolate L1 Dominette 01449 registration number 42190680 breed Hereford chromosome 3, ARS-UCD2.0, whole genome shotgun sequence DNA window includes the following coding sequences:
- the SF3A3 gene encoding splicing factor 3A subunit 3, with the protein METILEQQRRYHEEKERLMDVMAKEMLTKKSTLRDQINSDHRTRAMQDRYMEVSGNLRDLYDDKDGLRKEELNAISGPNEFAEFYNRLKQIKEFHRKHPNEICVPMSVEFEELLKARENPSEEAQNLVEFTDEEGYGRYLDLHDCYLKYINLKASEKLDYITYLSIFDQLFDIPKERKNAEYKRYLEMLLEYLQDYTDRVKPLQDQNELFGKIQNEFEKKWENGTFPGWPKETSSALTHAGAHLDLSAFSSWEELASLGLDRLKSALLALGLKCGGTLEERAQRLFSTKGKSLESLDTSLFAKNPKTKGTKRDTERNKDIAFLEAQIYEYVEILGEQRHLTHENVQRKQARTGEEREEEEEEQISESESEDEENEIIYNPKNLPLGWDGKPIPYWLYKLHGLNINYNCEICGNYTYRGPKAFQRHFAEWRHAHGMRCLGIPNTAHFANVTQIEDAVSLWAKLKLQKASERWQPDTEEEYEDSSGNVVNKKTYEDLKRQGLL; encoded by the exons AGGTACATGGAAGTCAGTGGGAATCTGAGGGATTTGTATGACGACAAGGATGG GTTACGAAAAGAGGAGCTCAATGCCATTTCAGGACCCAATGAGTTTGCTGAATTCTATAATAGACTCAAACAAATAAAGGAATTCCACCGGAAGCACCCAAATGAG ATCTGTGTTCCAATGTCAGTGGAATTTGAGGAACTCCTAAAGGCGCGAGAGAATCCAAGTGAAGAAGCACAAA ATTTGGTGGAGTTCACAGATGAAGAGGGATACGGTCGTTACCTGGATCTTCATGACTGTTACCTCAAATACATTAACCTGAAGGCCTCTGAG aagCTGGATTATATCACTTACCTGTCCATCTTTGACCAGTTGTTTGACATtcctaaagaaaggaagaatgccGAGTACAAGAG ATATCTGGAGATGCTGCTTGAATACCTTCAGGATTACACAGATAGAGTGAAGCCTCTCCAAGatcagaatgaactttttgggaAAATTCAGAATGAGTTTGAGAAGAAGTGGGAGAATGGTACTTTTCCTGGATGGCCG AAAGAGACAAGCAGTGCCCTGACCCATGCTGGAGCCCATCTGGACCTCTCTGCATTCTCCTCCTGGGAG GAGTTGGCCTCCCTGGGTCTGGACAGATTGAAATCTGCACTCCTAGCTTTAGGCCTGAAGTGTGGCGG GACCCTAGAAGAGCGAGCCCAGAGGCTATTCAGCACCAAAGGAAAGTCCCTCGAGTCACTTGACACCTCCCTGTTTGCCAAAAATCCCAAGACAAAGGGCACCAAGCG aGACACTGAGAGGAACAAAGACATTGCTTTCCTTGAAGCCCAGATATACGAATATGTAGAGATTCTTGGG GAACAGCGACATCTCACTCATGAGAACGTGCAACGCAAGCAGGCAAGAACTGGAGAAGAgcgggaagaggaagaggaagagcagatcagtgagagtgaaagtgaagatgaagaGAATGAGATCATTTACAACCCCAAAAACCTGCCCCTGGGCTGGGACGGCAAA CCTATTCCTTACTGGTTGTATAAGCTTCATGGCCTAAATATCAACTATAACTGTGAGATTTGTGGAAACTATACCTACCGAGGTCCTAAGGCCTTCCAGAGGCACTTTGCT GAGTGGCGCCATGCTCACGGCATGAGGTGTTTGGGCATCCCAAATACTGCCCACTTTGCTAATGTGACACAGATTGAAGACGCGGTCTCCT TGTGGGCCAAGCTGAAACTGCAGAAGGCATCGGAACGATGGCAGCCTGACACTGAG GAAGAATATGAAGACTCCAGTGGGAATGTTGTAAATAAGAAGACATACGAGGATCTGAAAAGACAAGGACTGCTCTAG